In Schistocerca serialis cubense isolate TAMUIC-IGC-003099 chromosome 3, iqSchSeri2.2, whole genome shotgun sequence, the following proteins share a genomic window:
- the LOC126470996 gene encoding gastrula zinc finger protein XlCGF52.1-like, with product MEESESLVVDVDPRIINFSEDISSCGIGDGVKNIFPCKRCDRSFPLEQLLIIHESNHDRERNFRCDICNSSFYCKGDLSKHHAVHIKDKPFSCIICKKCFSRKNLLRRHENIHKEEKKFSCKKCTKQFFLKEQLKLHQKVHRISKKFSCKICRKALSSKRSLVRHEAQHAGKAQYACDYCKKTLSSSAELARHLVSHAGSKPYPCKICGKSFSLSHHLTRHFRSHARDEIFTCNECQKTYARKESLEIHLRGHTGERPYVCHLCQKGYYSSTQLSRHMKIHAGVKNFTCDHCGSSFIRKDQMKKHIKSHMY from the coding sequence ATGGAAGAATCTGAATCCTTAGTGGTTGATGTGGATCCTCGTATAATTAATTTTTCAGAAGATATATCATCCTGCGGCATTGGTGATGGggttaaaaatatttttccatgtaaGCGATGTGACAGATCATTTCCTCTAGAGCAGTTACTCATTATTCATGAAAGCAATCATGACAGAGAAAGGAATTTCCGTTGTGATATTTGTAACAGCAGTTTTTACTGTAAAGGTGACTTAAGTAAACATCATGCTGTACACATTAAAGACAAGCCATTTTCATGCATTATATGCAAAAAGTGTTTTTCTCGGAAAAATCTGCTTagaagacatgaaaatattcataagGAAGAGAAAAAATTTTCTTGCAAGAAATGTACCAAACAATTTTTcttgaaagagcaactcaaattgCATCAAAAGGTGCACAGGATATCTAAAAAATTTTCCTGTAAGATTTGTAGAAAAGCATTATCATCAAAGCGTTCTCTAGTGCGGCATGAGGCTCAGCATGCAGGAAAGGCTCAATATGCATGTGATTACTGTAAAAAAACTCTCTCTTCGAGTGCAGAACTTGCAAGGCATCTTGTCTCCCATGCAGGAAGCAAACCATACCCATGCAAAATTTGTGGAAAATCATTTTCACTGAGTCACCATCTAACAAGGCACTTTCGAAGTCATGCAAGGGATGAAATTTTCACTTGCAATGAATGTCAAAAGACTTATGCACGCAAGGAGTCTTTAGAAATCCATTTGCGAGGCCATACTGGTGAACGACCTTATGTTTGCCACCTTTGCCAGAAAGGATATTATTCCAGCACACAACTTAGTCGCCATATGAAGATACATGCTGGTGTAAAAAATTTTACGTGTGACCACTGTGGAAGTTCGTTCATTAGAAAGGACCAGATGAAAAAACACATAAAGAGTCATATGTACTGA